A window of the Lagenorhynchus albirostris chromosome 1, mLagAlb1.1, whole genome shotgun sequence genome harbors these coding sequences:
- the LOC132525860 gene encoding malignant T-cell-amplified sequence 1-like, with protein MFKKFDEKENVSNCIQLKTSVIKGIKNQLIEQFPGIDPWLNQIMPKKDPVKIVRCHEHIEILTVNGELLFFRQREGPFYPTLRLLHKYPFILPRQQVDKGAIKFVLSGANIMCPGLTSPGAKLYPAAVDTVVAIMAEGKQHALCVGVMKMSAEEIEKVNKGIGIENIHYLNDGLWHMKTYK; from the coding sequence ATGTTCAAGAAatttgatgaaaaagaaaatgtgtccaACTGCATCCAGTTGAAAACTTCCGTTATTAAGGGTATTAAGAACCAGTTGATAGAGCAGTTTCCTGGTATCGATCCGTGGCTGAATCAAATCATGCCTAAGAAGGATCCGGTCAAAATAGTGCGATGCCACGAACACATAGAAATACTCACTGTAAACGGGGAGTTACTATTTTTTAGACAAAGAGAAGGGCCTTTTTATCCAACGCTAAGGCTGCTTCACAAATACCCTTTCATCCTGCCCCGCCAGCAGGTTGATAAAGGAGCCATCAAGTTTGTGCTCAGTGGAGCCAATATCATGTGTCCGGGCCTGACCTCTCCCGGAGCTAAGCTCTACCCCGCCGCGGTGGACACGGTGGTTGCAATCATGGCAGAAGGAAAACAGCACGCCCTGTGTGTGGGAGTCATGAAGATGTCTGCAGAGGAAATCGAGAAAGTCAACAAAGGAATCGGGATCGAAAATATCCATTATTTAAATGACGGGCTTTGGCACATGAAGACGTATAAATGA